In the Streptomyces sp. SJL17-4 genome, GCCGGCAACCTCGACGCGCGGCTGATGAGCCGCCGCGCACCGCATTCCCCGCTGCGCGGCACCGGCTGGCTCAACGGCTGGCGGCTCACCTTCGGCGGCGAGCAGATGGGCTGGGACGGTGCGCTGGCCACCATCGTGGAGGCCCCGCGCTCCCAGGTCTTCGTGGCGCTGTACGACATCGCGCCGATGGACGAGGACTCCATGGACCGCTGGGAGGGCGTCGGGCTCGACATCTACCGCCGGATGCGGGTCCGGGTGCACACCCTGGACGGCGAGGAGCCGGCCTGGGTGTACGTGCTCAACGCGTACGAGGGCGGACTGCCGTCGGCGCGGTACCTGGGCGAGGTCGCCGACGCGGCCGAGTCGGCGGGCGCGCCGCACGACTACGTGATGGAGTTGCGCAAGCGTCCCTGCTGAATCCCGCCGAGGGTGTGGGAACCACCGAGGGACGAAGGTGACTCTTCCCTTGCGCCATTCGTCGGAAACGACAAGACAACGATCGCATGTCCGTCGGCATCGTCATCTACGCGCGTAGGCAAACTCCGGCTACGCTTCTGCGCGTATCAAATCCGTCCGGGGCCAGCCTCGGACCCCCTCCCCGAGGCGAGAGAGTCAGTGAACGCAACTGCCACCCCGTACGAGGCCGCCGAGGCCGCTGCCGCACGTCTTCGCGAGCTGACCGGAGTCGAGAACCACGACGTCGCCCTGGTCATGGGCTCGGGCTGGGCGCCCGCCGTCGACGCCCTCGGTGCCCCCGAGGCCGAGTTCCCGGTGACCGACCTGCCCGGCTTCCCGCCGCCCGCCGTCGAGGGCCACGGCGGAAAGATCCGCTCGTACAAGATCGGCGAGAAGCGCGCCCTCGTCTTCCTCGGCCGCACCCACTTCTACGAGGGCCGCGGTGTCGCCTCCGTCGCCCACGGCGTCCGCACCGCCGTCGCCGCCGGCTGCAAGACGGTCATCCTGACCAACGGCTGCGGCGGCCTGCGCGAGGGCATGCGCCCCGGCCAGCCGGTCCTCATCAGCGACCACCTCAACCTGACGGCCGCCTCCCCGATCGTCGGCGCGAACTTCGTCGACCTCACCGACCTGTACTCGCCGCGGCTGCGCGCGCTGTGCAAGGAGGTCGACGAGACGCTGGAGGAGGGCGTGTACGTCCAGTTCCCCGGCCCGCACTACGAGACCCCGGCCGAGATCAACATGGTCCGCGTGCTCGGCGGTGACCTCGTCGGCATGTCCACGGTCCTGGAGGCGATCGCGGCCCGCGAGGCCGGCGCCGAGGTCCTGGGCATCTCGCTGGTCACCAACCTGGCGGCGGGGCTCTCGGGCGAGCCGCTGAACCACGAGGAGGTCCTCCAGGCGGGGCGGGACTCGGCGGCGCGGATGGGTGAGCTGCTGACGCGGGT is a window encoding:
- a CDS encoding gamma-glutamylcyclotransferase; the protein is MSLYAAFAGNLDARLMSRRAPHSPLRGTGWLNGWRLTFGGEQMGWDGALATIVEAPRSQVFVALYDIAPMDEDSMDRWEGVGLDIYRRMRVRVHTLDGEEPAWVYVLNAYEGGLPSARYLGEVADAAESAGAPHDYVMELRKRPC
- a CDS encoding purine-nucleoside phosphorylase, which translates into the protein MNATATPYEAAEAAAARLRELTGVENHDVALVMGSGWAPAVDALGAPEAEFPVTDLPGFPPPAVEGHGGKIRSYKIGEKRALVFLGRTHFYEGRGVASVAHGVRTAVAAGCKTVILTNGCGGLREGMRPGQPVLISDHLNLTAASPIVGANFVDLTDLYSPRLRALCKEVDETLEEGVYVQFPGPHYETPAEINMVRVLGGDLVGMSTVLEAIAAREAGAEVLGISLVTNLAAGLSGEPLNHEEVLQAGRDSAARMGELLTRVLDRI